One region of Exiguobacterium acetylicum genomic DNA includes:
- a CDS encoding demethylmenaquinone methyltransferase, which yields MQAKDKEKKVYEVFQSISTNYDQMNSVISFRLHKLWRRETMRRMQVFPGAKCLDLCCGTADWTIQLAKAAGPTGVIKGLDFSENMLRVGVEKVEALDMKNIELIHGNAMDLPFGDNSFDYVTIGFGLRNVPDYLQVIKEMHRVLKPGGTVVCLETSQPTAPIFREAYSLYFGKIMPQVGRLLAKSYDQYNWLQESTEVFLDRVELKQLFEQAGFMQVEVKAFAGGAAAMHLGKKW from the coding sequence GTGCAGGCAAAAGATAAAGAAAAAAAAGTATATGAAGTGTTTCAATCGATATCAACGAACTATGATCAAATGAATTCAGTCATCAGCTTCCGACTGCATAAACTATGGAGACGCGAGACGATGCGCCGGATGCAAGTCTTCCCGGGCGCTAAATGTCTCGATCTTTGTTGTGGAACAGCAGACTGGACGATTCAACTAGCGAAAGCAGCTGGTCCGACAGGTGTCATCAAAGGACTTGATTTTTCAGAAAACATGCTAAGAGTCGGCGTGGAGAAGGTAGAAGCGCTCGATATGAAAAATATCGAATTGATTCACGGAAATGCGATGGATCTACCGTTCGGTGATAACTCGTTCGATTATGTGACGATCGGGTTTGGTCTACGAAACGTACCGGATTATCTACAGGTCATCAAAGAGATGCATCGTGTCTTAAAACCAGGTGGAACGGTCGTCTGTCTCGAGACGAGTCAACCGACGGCACCGATTTTCCGCGAGGCATATTCATTGTATTTCGGAAAAATCATGCCACAAGTCGGACGATTGCTTGCGAAATCATACGATCAATACAACTGGCTACAAGAATCGACGGAAGTGTTCCTCGACCGCGTCGAACTGAAACAACTCTTCGAACAGGCAGGCTTCATGCAAGTGGAAGTCAAGGCATTCGCGGGTGGGGCTGCTGCGATGCACCTTGGGAAGAAGTGGTGA
- a CDS encoding heptaprenyl diphosphate synthase component 1 has translation MEQHELRVDEIITALTTKQTTRLARHVDFPSIDREQISWLIDVAQHDTLDTEALVKAIHFAQVALRLHERVNETLRGSKERQLLVLAGDLFSSYFFEQLAGLPKEILVSLGRTIQRVNEAKCALHEMNYASTEERVLLWLTAEFGLMQGLAAITKREWLTRQGRQIIQQQAEQLDLVAQKLLLSHLEQMAVA, from the coding sequence ATGGAACAACATGAGCTGCGCGTGGATGAAATCATCACTGCACTCACCACTAAACAAACGACACGATTGGCTCGACATGTGGATTTCCCTTCCATCGATCGTGAACAGATCAGTTGGTTGATTGATGTCGCTCAACATGACACGCTGGATACGGAAGCACTCGTCAAAGCGATTCATTTCGCACAAGTAGCGCTACGTCTGCATGAGCGTGTCAATGAAACGCTACGCGGTTCGAAGGAGCGACAGTTGCTTGTATTAGCAGGGGATTTATTCTCGAGCTACTTTTTCGAACAGCTAGCTGGGTTACCAAAAGAGATTCTCGTTTCACTCGGACGGACGATTCAACGGGTCAACGAGGCAAAGTGTGCCCTTCACGAAATGAATTATGCATCGACGGAAGAACGAGTTCTCTTATGGTTAACAGCAGAGTTCGGATTAATGCAAGGACTCGCGGCAATCACGAAACGAGAATGGCTGACACGACAGGGGCGGCAGATCATTCAACAACAGGCAGAACAATTGGATCTGGTCGCACAGAAATTACTGTTATCGCATCTCGAGCAGATGGCGGTAGCATGA
- a CDS encoding HU family DNA-binding protein yields MNKTELIQAVVEKSGLTKKDVTKVVESTFESITETLQSGEKVQLIGFGNFEVRERAARKGRNPRTKEDIEIPASKVPAFKPGKALKDAVK; encoded by the coding sequence ATGAACAAAACTGAACTCATTCAAGCAGTCGTCGAAAAATCAGGTCTTACAAAAAAAGACGTGACGAAAGTTGTTGAATCAACATTCGAATCGATCACTGAGACACTTCAGTCTGGAGAGAAAGTCCAATTGATTGGATTTGGTAACTTCGAAGTCCGTGAGCGTGCAGCCCGTAAAGGTCGCAACCCACGTACGAAAGAAGATATCGAGATTCCAGCAAGCAAAGTACCTGCCTTCAAACCAGGTAAAGCATTGAAAGATGCTGTGAAGTAA
- a CDS encoding DUF2768 domain-containing protein — MWISFAGIGLFAISVLLVTVSRTKLKGIWQVLVSTLAFVCFIVASIIMVFIVMAGPSA, encoded by the coding sequence ATGTGGATCTCGTTCGCTGGCATTGGACTCTTTGCGATCAGTGTCTTGCTGGTCACGGTCAGTCGGACGAAGTTGAAGGGGATATGGCAGGTTCTCGTATCGACATTGGCATTCGTATGTTTCATCGTTGCGTCGATCATCATGGTATTCATCGTCATGGCGGGGCCAAGCGCATGA
- a CDS encoding NAD(P)H-dependent glycerol-3-phosphate dehydrogenase, whose protein sequence is MTKIAVIGAGSWGTALSLVLADNDQEVMLYGREQTTVDRINEHHENAQFLPGVMLPQSLKATTDLKVAVEGATHILIVTPSSAIRSVSRQLNELLTEPVVLIHASKGIEPKTHLRLSELIEAEVDPAKRKAVCVLTGPSHAEEVALRKPTTVTIASDDLEEAGRVQELFTNENFRVYLNADIIGAELGGALKNIIALAAGMTDGLGYGDNAKAALITRGMVEIARLGTMLGANPMTFTGLTGMGDLIVTCTSVHSRNWRAGNAIGRGEKLETVLENMGMVVEGVRATQAAYDLAETKQCELPITSALYHVLFDGHTPEEEVKKLMQRPQKNEIEHLFTTKD, encoded by the coding sequence ATGACCAAAATCGCTGTCATCGGAGCGGGAAGCTGGGGAACGGCGCTCTCGCTCGTCCTAGCCGATAATGATCAGGAAGTCATGCTTTACGGTCGTGAACAAACAACTGTCGACCGCATCAATGAACATCATGAAAACGCGCAATTTTTGCCGGGTGTCATGTTACCACAATCATTGAAGGCGACGACGGATCTTAAAGTGGCGGTTGAAGGCGCAACACATATCTTGATCGTCACACCATCCTCTGCGATTCGTTCGGTTTCCCGACAATTGAATGAATTGTTGACGGAACCAGTCGTTCTGATTCATGCGTCAAAAGGAATCGAGCCAAAGACCCATCTTCGGTTGTCAGAATTAATCGAAGCAGAGGTCGATCCTGCGAAACGCAAGGCGGTTTGTGTCTTGACGGGTCCATCGCATGCCGAAGAGGTCGCGTTACGTAAACCAACGACAGTGACCATCGCATCGGATGATTTAGAAGAGGCTGGTCGTGTACAGGAGCTGTTTACGAATGAAAACTTCCGCGTCTATCTGAATGCGGATATCATTGGAGCTGAGCTCGGTGGGGCGCTCAAAAATATCATTGCGCTTGCCGCAGGTATGACGGATGGTCTCGGTTACGGGGATAATGCCAAAGCAGCATTGATTACGCGTGGAATGGTCGAAATCGCACGTCTCGGTACGATGCTTGGAGCTAACCCGATGACGTTCACTGGATTGACAGGAATGGGTGACTTGATCGTTACTTGTACATCGGTTCATAGTCGAAATTGGCGTGCGGGGAATGCCATCGGTCGCGGTGAAAAATTAGAGACGGTGCTAGAAAACATGGGAATGGTCGTCGAAGGTGTTCGCGCGACCCAAGCGGCATATGATTTGGCGGAGACGAAACAGTGTGAACTCCCAATCACTTCCGCTCTCTACCATGTTCTCTTTGACGGTCATACACCGGAAGAAGAAGTCAAAAAGTTGATGCAACGACCACAGAAAAATGAGATCGAGCATCTCTTCACGACGAAAGATTAA
- the der gene encoding ribosome biogenesis GTPase Der produces MAIPVVAIVGRPNIGKSTIFNRVIGDRVSIVEDKPGVTRDRIYGTGEWLNRHFHLIDTGGIEVGDEPLLQMMRHQAELAIDEADVIIFMVNGREGITAADEEVANMLFRSNKPVVVAVNKVDNFEMRDLMYEFYSLGFGDLFPISGTHGLGLGDLLDRVLELAPDKEELEYDESTIKFALIGRPNVGKSSMTNSILGEERVIVSNIAGTTRDAIDTPFTRDDQEYVIIDTAGMRKRGKVYESTERFSVMRAQKAIERADVVCVVLDGEEGIIEQDKKVAGYAHEAGRAVIIVVNKWDAVEKDDKTMKKMQEEIREEFRFLDYAPIVFVSAKTKRRLQTLLPVIQQAAHSHAQRIQTSVLNDVIVDAVAMNPAPTDKGVRLRINYATQVASRPPTFVLFVNDPELLHFSYKRYLENRIREAFDFTGTPIRILARQKQ; encoded by the coding sequence ATGGCAATTCCAGTCGTGGCGATCGTAGGTCGCCCAAATATCGGAAAGTCGACGATTTTTAACCGGGTGATTGGAGATCGGGTTTCAATCGTAGAAGACAAGCCAGGCGTTACCCGCGACCGTATTTACGGAACTGGAGAATGGCTGAATCGTCATTTTCATTTGATTGATACAGGTGGAATCGAAGTCGGGGATGAGCCCCTACTTCAAATGATGCGTCATCAGGCGGAGCTCGCCATTGATGAAGCGGATGTCATCATTTTCATGGTGAACGGACGCGAAGGAATCACAGCAGCGGATGAGGAAGTCGCGAACATGTTATTCCGTTCGAACAAACCAGTCGTCGTAGCTGTCAACAAAGTCGATAACTTTGAAATGCGTGATTTAATGTATGAATTTTACTCCCTTGGATTCGGAGACTTGTTCCCGATTTCTGGTACACATGGTCTTGGTCTCGGTGACTTACTCGACCGTGTCCTTGAACTCGCACCAGATAAAGAAGAATTAGAATATGACGAAAGCACGATCAAGTTTGCCTTGATTGGTCGTCCGAACGTCGGGAAATCAAGTATGACGAACTCGATTCTCGGTGAAGAACGCGTCATCGTCTCAAACATCGCTGGTACGACACGCGATGCGATCGATACACCGTTTACGCGGGATGATCAAGAATACGTCATCATCGATACGGCCGGGATGCGAAAACGCGGGAAAGTCTATGAATCAACAGAACGTTTCAGCGTCATGCGTGCTCAAAAAGCAATCGAACGGGCAGATGTCGTCTGTGTCGTGCTTGATGGCGAAGAAGGCATCATCGAGCAAGATAAAAAAGTGGCGGGATATGCGCACGAAGCAGGTCGCGCCGTCATCATCGTCGTCAATAAATGGGATGCTGTCGAAAAAGACGATAAGACGATGAAAAAGATGCAAGAAGAGATTCGGGAAGAATTCCGTTTCCTTGACTATGCACCGATCGTCTTCGTCTCAGCGAAAACAAAACGTCGTTTGCAGACGTTGCTACCGGTCATTCAACAAGCAGCGCACAGCCATGCACAACGGATTCAGACTAGCGTCTTGAACGATGTCATCGTTGACGCTGTCGCGATGAATCCAGCGCCGACGGATAAAGGAGTTCGTCTTCGGATCAACTATGCGACTCAAGTCGCGTCACGTCCGCCAACGTTCGTCTTGTTCGTCAATGATCCAGAATTGCTGCACTTCTCTTATAAACGATATCTTGAGAATCGGATTCGGGAAGCGTTTGATTTTACAGGTACACCAATCCGGATTTTAGCTCGTCAAAAACAATAA
- the rpsA gene encoding 30S ribosomal protein S1 gives MVEEMKDMPDFEIHRDQVVTGMVVKIEDKQALIDIGYKTEAILPISEVSSLHLDDIRGVLNVGDELQVKVKKITDEEVVVSKREIDALKAWEQVEEKYKSGEIFEVVVKDIVKGGLVVDIGVRGFIPASLVERHYVEDFSDYIGRSIEVKVVELDQEKNRVILSHKAVVEGELNAKKKETLENLEVGQILEGTVQRLTDFGAFVDIGGVDGLVHISEMAHHRVERPSDIVTEGQKVEVKVLGVDRDTEKVKLSIKETQPGPWQQMEGKIEAGDIVKGRVRRLVQFGAFIELAPQVEGLLHISQIANRHIGSPSEVLEEGQEIEAKVLEVRLDEHKISLSTRVLEEEESSADDYSDYTNQSEGFSVADLTEDDSDQKE, from the coding sequence ATGGTCGAAGAAATGAAAGATATGCCTGATTTTGAAATTCATCGGGACCAGGTAGTTACCGGAATGGTCGTGAAAATTGAAGACAAGCAAGCACTCATTGATATCGGATATAAAACAGAAGCCATCTTACCGATCAGCGAAGTATCGAGTCTTCATCTCGATGATATTCGCGGCGTGCTGAACGTCGGAGATGAACTACAAGTGAAGGTCAAGAAAATCACGGATGAAGAGGTCGTCGTCTCGAAACGAGAAATCGACGCGCTCAAAGCGTGGGAGCAAGTAGAAGAGAAGTATAAATCAGGTGAAATCTTTGAAGTTGTCGTCAAGGACATCGTCAAAGGTGGACTCGTCGTTGATATCGGTGTCCGCGGATTCATTCCAGCGTCACTCGTCGAACGGCATTATGTCGAGGATTTCTCGGATTACATCGGTCGTTCGATCGAAGTCAAGGTCGTTGAACTCGATCAAGAGAAGAACCGTGTCATTCTCTCGCACAAAGCTGTCGTTGAAGGCGAATTGAACGCGAAGAAAAAAGAGACACTCGAAAACTTAGAAGTAGGTCAAATCCTCGAAGGTACAGTCCAACGTTTAACGGACTTTGGTGCTTTCGTTGATATCGGTGGCGTCGACGGTCTCGTTCATATCTCGGAGATGGCACACCACCGTGTCGAGCGTCCTTCGGATATCGTCACGGAAGGTCAAAAAGTCGAAGTTAAAGTACTTGGTGTCGACCGTGATACGGAAAAGGTCAAGTTGTCGATCAAGGAAACACAACCTGGTCCATGGCAACAGATGGAAGGGAAGATCGAAGCTGGCGATATCGTCAAAGGACGTGTACGTCGTCTCGTCCAGTTCGGAGCCTTCATCGAACTTGCGCCGCAAGTAGAAGGACTTTTGCACATTTCGCAAATCGCGAACCGTCATATCGGTTCACCTTCGGAAGTACTTGAAGAAGGACAGGAAATCGAGGCGAAAGTACTCGAAGTACGTCTTGATGAGCATAAGATTTCGCTATCAACACGTGTCCTTGAAGAAGAAGAATCGTCCGCTGACGATTACTCGGATTATACGAATCAATCAGAAGGATTCTCGGTCGCTGACTTGACTGAGGACGATTCTGATCAGAAAGAATAA
- a CDS encoding lysophospholipid acyltransferase family protein, translated as MKRQDTIYRIARFVVWVIAKTVFRLKVTGQENIPKDGSLLVCANHSSNWDPVFLVSAIPPNRAVRYMAKEELFKVPALKQLMIAAGTYPVGRGQGDRQALKRTIELLNSDETVGIFPEGTRSAPGEFTAAQPGVGFFALRSNAQILPIAIIGSYRPFKRMHVAVGKPVDISDLRDQRGAAKSISDRIMDEIKSVYFNHA; from the coding sequence ATGAAACGTCAAGATACCATTTACCGGATTGCCCGGTTTGTCGTCTGGGTCATTGCGAAAACAGTCTTCCGATTGAAAGTGACAGGACAAGAGAACATTCCGAAAGACGGTTCCTTACTTGTCTGTGCCAATCACAGTTCGAACTGGGACCCGGTTTTCCTCGTCAGTGCGATTCCGCCAAACCGCGCGGTGCGTTACATGGCAAAAGAAGAACTGTTCAAAGTTCCTGCCTTAAAACAATTAATGATTGCGGCAGGAACATATCCTGTCGGTCGCGGTCAAGGAGATCGTCAAGCTTTGAAACGGACGATTGAACTATTAAATTCAGATGAGACGGTCGGTATTTTCCCAGAAGGAACACGTTCCGCACCAGGTGAATTTACAGCAGCACAACCAGGAGTCGGGTTCTTTGCGTTACGATCGAATGCGCAGATTTTACCGATTGCAATCATCGGATCATACCGCCCGTTCAAACGAATGCACGTCGCGGTCGGAAAACCGGTTGATATTTCGGATTTACGTGACCAGCGGGGCGCAGCGAAATCGATTTCTGACCGAATCATGGACGAAATCAAATCCGTCTACTTCAATCACGCTTAA
- the cmk gene encoding (d)CMP kinase — protein sequence MMKKIQIALDGPAGAGKSTIAKQLAARLDYVYIDTGAMYRAVTLAALEQSLDLNNGEVLGELMKSLDIRLTPGENGQRVFIGDREVTDAIRSIEITNNVSFVARQKEVRVALVTAQRKLAEHGGIVMDGRDIGTVVLPDAELKVFLTATVEERAARRHRENIARGMNSDIAILQEEIALRDKRDSEREVSPLRQADDALYLDTTEMTIDEVVVRLMELAEGVLK from the coding sequence ATGATGAAAAAGATTCAAATCGCTTTAGATGGACCAGCGGGTGCTGGGAAAAGTACGATCGCAAAACAATTGGCAGCGCGCCTTGACTATGTATACATCGATACAGGAGCCATGTATCGGGCCGTGACGCTGGCAGCACTTGAACAATCCCTTGATCTCAACAATGGGGAAGTGCTCGGAGAATTAATGAAATCGCTTGATATTCGTTTAACACCAGGCGAAAACGGGCAACGTGTCTTTATTGGTGATCGCGAAGTGACGGATGCGATCCGTTCCATCGAAATCACGAATAATGTCTCGTTCGTCGCTCGTCAAAAAGAAGTCCGGGTTGCACTCGTCACGGCACAGCGGAAATTAGCTGAACACGGCGGGATCGTCATGGATGGACGTGATATCGGCACAGTCGTATTGCCGGATGCAGAATTAAAAGTCTTTTTGACGGCAACTGTGGAAGAGCGTGCAGCTCGAAGACACCGTGAAAACATCGCGCGTGGGATGAACAGTGACATCGCGATTCTTCAAGAAGAAATCGCACTGCGTGATAAGCGCGACAGTGAGCGTGAAGTCTCGCCATTGCGCCAAGCTGACGATGCACTATATCTCGATACGACAGAGATGACGATCGATGAAGTCGTCGTCCGATTGATGGAGCTAGCAGAGGGTGTCCTAAAATGA
- a CDS encoding flagellar brake protein, giving the protein MMEIGDLVMLSNSEDRQGRSKVTAVTNRLIWIEAPSEVATLKTFILSEQEEVSFYFFKEKGKLFGFDTVVVERQNDPLRGQRYALKRPKDDQIERIQRRQFVRVPQILDVAVHPHKTHFEPFTTVTLDLSAGGMMILSDQLPVQKEEEVEMTFILPTGEGISSTLDVIAELVRIDRREERYELAFQFTMIPDRSRELVLRHCYQMQMKSSRRGMNPFT; this is encoded by the coding sequence ATGATGGAAATCGGGGATTTGGTAATGCTTTCAAATAGTGAGGATCGACAAGGTCGCTCAAAGGTGACGGCCGTGACGAATCGATTGATTTGGATTGAAGCACCGAGTGAGGTCGCGACACTCAAAACATTCATCTTGTCAGAGCAAGAAGAAGTTTCATTTTATTTCTTTAAGGAAAAGGGCAAATTATTTGGATTTGATACGGTCGTCGTCGAACGACAAAATGATCCACTTCGTGGTCAACGATATGCTTTGAAACGACCGAAGGATGATCAAATCGAACGCATCCAACGACGTCAGTTCGTTCGAGTACCGCAAATACTCGATGTCGCTGTACACCCTCATAAAACGCATTTCGAGCCGTTTACGACGGTGACGCTCGATCTATCGGCTGGAGGGATGATGATCTTGTCGGATCAATTACCGGTTCAAAAAGAGGAAGAGGTGGAAATGACATTCATTTTGCCTACAGGTGAGGGCATATCGAGTACGTTAGATGTCATCGCTGAACTCGTTCGAATTGATCGGCGTGAAGAACGATATGAACTAGCATTCCAATTTACGATGATTCCCGACAGAAGTCGCGAACTTGTATTGCGTCACTGTTATCAAATGCAAATGAAAAGTTCAAGAAGGGGCATGAATCCATTCACCTGA
- the prsW gene encoding glutamic-type intramembrane protease PrsW, which translates to MVQIVFSGVAPGIALLTYFYLRHEHESEPVGYILRSFIFGILLVFPLMFIDYIVQTEFGGREEVQLIRTAVTEEFAKWFVVFYTVYIHQRFNDYYDGIIYAVACSLGFATLENILYLMVNGTVEHMLFRALLPVSGHALFAVIMGFFMGMAKFSPHPYRWLSLSIALPVFAHILFNLLILENGGISFLPIVFMVILWTIGLFQVRGANRLNRRFKRKKQHSDGIE; encoded by the coding sequence GTGGTTCAAATCGTTTTCTCCGGAGTTGCCCCAGGCATCGCACTCCTAACTTATTTTTATCTCCGTCACGAACATGAGTCGGAGCCAGTCGGCTATATCCTTCGAAGTTTCATTTTCGGTATTTTACTGGTCTTTCCCTTGATGTTCATCGACTATATCGTCCAGACCGAATTTGGTGGGCGTGAAGAGGTGCAATTGATTCGAACAGCCGTTACGGAAGAATTCGCCAAATGGTTCGTCGTCTTTTATACGGTCTATATTCATCAACGGTTTAATGATTATTACGACGGAATCATCTACGCGGTAGCCTGTTCACTTGGATTCGCAACGCTTGAAAATATTTTATATCTGATGGTGAATGGAACAGTCGAACATATGCTGTTTCGGGCACTCTTACCCGTATCTGGTCATGCTTTGTTTGCGGTCATCATGGGATTCTTCATGGGGATGGCGAAATTCTCGCCTCATCCTTATCGCTGGTTGTCCCTCTCGATTGCGCTTCCGGTATTTGCGCATATCTTATTTAATTTGTTAATATTGGAAAATGGTGGTATATCTTTTTTACCAATCGTCTTCATGGTCATCTTATGGACGATTGGATTATTTCAAGTACGAGGTGCCAATCGTTTAAATCGGCGATTCAAACGAAAAAAACAACATTCAGATGGCATCGAATAG
- a CDS encoding asparaginase, whose amino-acid sequence MKSLLLIHTGGTIAMAQDHAGHVLPNDINPLDASLPRATDIANITTRHFANLPSPHMTPDIMLRLAHFIESELKKEHYDGVVITHGTDTLEETAYFLHLTLGAPVPIVLTGAMRSSNEVGSDGEFNLITALRVAVSEAARGKGVLVVFNGEIHSAFNVTKTHTSSVDTFKSVHFGNLGMVTKDHVYLFNTPLLKQTHMVTSLSKRVAVLKVYAGMEPDLLLAVKQLGYDGLVLEVLGQGNVPPSLVDAIAELISVMPIVIVSRCFNGIVQDVYGYTGGGQQLKELGVIFSNGLNSQKARLKLMVELEIDASQLELEESFRVE is encoded by the coding sequence ATGAAATCATTATTACTCATTCATACAGGTGGAACGATCGCCATGGCACAGGATCATGCTGGTCATGTCCTACCAAACGATATCAATCCACTCGACGCCTCACTCCCGCGTGCAACAGATATTGCCAACATTACGACGCGTCACTTCGCAAACTTACCTTCTCCGCATATGACACCTGACATCATGTTACGTCTAGCCCATTTCATCGAGAGTGAGCTCAAGAAGGAACATTACGACGGCGTCGTCATCACTCACGGAACGGACACACTGGAAGAGACGGCTTATTTCTTACATTTGACGCTTGGTGCACCTGTTCCGATCGTTTTGACAGGAGCCATGCGTTCTTCCAATGAGGTCGGATCCGATGGTGAGTTTAATCTGATTACGGCACTTCGTGTCGCTGTCAGTGAAGCTGCGCGCGGAAAAGGTGTCCTCGTCGTCTTCAACGGAGAAATCCATTCGGCATTCAACGTCACAAAAACGCATACGTCATCCGTCGATACATTCAAATCCGTTCATTTCGGAAATCTTGGGATGGTAACGAAGGATCATGTCTACTTATTCAATACACCGCTCTTGAAACAAACACATATGGTGACTTCGCTTTCAAAACGGGTCGCTGTTCTTAAAGTCTATGCCGGTATGGAGCCCGACCTATTACTTGCTGTGAAACAACTTGGCTATGATGGGCTCGTTCTTGAAGTTCTTGGTCAAGGGAATGTACCACCAAGCCTCGTGGATGCCATCGCTGAATTGATTTCCGTCATGCCGATCGTCATCGTCAGCCGTTGTTTCAACGGAATCGTTCAAGACGTCTACGGATATACGGGTGGCGGACAACAATTAAAAGAACTCGGCGTCATTTTCTCGAATGGACTGAATTCACAAAAAGCGCGGCTTAAACTGATGGTCGAACTCGAAATCGATGCCTCACAACTAGAACTCGAAGAATCATTCCGCGTTGAATAA
- a CDS encoding YpdA family putative bacillithiol disulfide reductase, with product MLDCIVIGAGPCGLSAAIEMQDRGLDVEVLEKGNIVEAIYRYPTHQTFFSSSEKLEIGGVPFINKELKPRRLDALVYYREVVKRKQLTIRPFETVERIERQADHFIIHSERSGEKRSREARSVVLATGYYGLPNRMDVPGEELPHVSHYFTEGHPYFDQDVVVIGGKNSSVDAAIELEKAGARVTVLYRGPEYSPSIKPWVLPNFESLVRSEKVKMIFGASIEEITEQEVVYQIDGDKQTVRADFVFAMTGYTPDVGLFADTGITIDRKTGIPSHDEETMESNVSGIYIAGVVAAGYDANKIFIENGRFHGASIANHLVERLRGASIQA from the coding sequence ATGTTAGATTGTATCGTAATCGGTGCAGGACCGTGTGGGTTATCGGCAGCGATCGAAATGCAAGATCGGGGACTGGACGTCGAAGTGCTCGAAAAGGGAAATATCGTCGAAGCGATCTATCGTTATCCGACGCATCAAACGTTCTTTTCAAGTAGTGAGAAGTTAGAAATTGGTGGTGTACCGTTCATCAATAAAGAATTAAAACCGCGACGTCTCGACGCGCTCGTCTATTATCGAGAAGTCGTCAAACGAAAACAATTGACGATTCGTCCGTTTGAGACGGTCGAGCGGATTGAACGTCAAGCGGATCATTTTATCATCCACTCGGAGCGTTCTGGGGAAAAAAGAAGCCGAGAAGCTCGCTCCGTCGTGCTTGCGACAGGTTATTATGGTTTACCAAACCGAATGGATGTTCCTGGAGAGGAATTACCTCATGTCTCGCACTACTTTACGGAAGGACATCCGTATTTTGATCAAGATGTCGTCGTTATCGGTGGGAAAAACTCGAGCGTTGATGCAGCGATTGAACTTGAAAAAGCGGGAGCACGTGTGACCGTCCTTTACCGTGGACCGGAGTATAGTCCATCCATCAAACCATGGGTGTTGCCGAACTTCGAATCTCTCGTTCGTTCGGAAAAGGTCAAGATGATTTTTGGGGCGTCAATCGAAGAAATTACGGAGCAAGAGGTCGTTTATCAAATAGATGGAGATAAACAGACCGTCCGTGCTGATTTTGTTTTTGCGATGACAGGTTACACACCCGATGTCGGATTGTTCGCTGACACAGGCATTACGATTGATCGTAAAACAGGTATTCCAAGTCACGACGAAGAGACGATGGAGTCGAATGTCTCGGGCATCTACATCGCAGGTGTCGTTGCAGCAGGATATGATGCCAATAAAATATTTATTGAAAATGGACGTTTTCACGGTGCAAGCATTGCCAACCATCTCGTTGAACGGCTACGTGGTGCATCGATACAAGCCTAA